A genomic segment from Ptychodera flava strain L36383 chromosome 8, AS_Pfla_20210202, whole genome shotgun sequence encodes:
- the LOC139139110 gene encoding cell adhesion molecule DSCAM-like isoform X2 — MAHPWQSTAVTAVYTRKAAWLWTLLLLSWTECLTFTQAQDVTGISHQPANLFYACPNLNCSVSWEHPIGASNDSCVYFTEYQEFAVLIRHPNEWIPKPECSNTTVTSCNFGADFSSVIGTWVVRIRTLVEGQADLSAPSEVSINPYFEATLGPPNITSVDTTSRTIHIRWDSPLTPFYSGSVQLRMRDFYPIDYNMTHGQVSGHTDTDRLSQNLNGMEYVFLDSKNGIVPWSTYEISLQGQINMEYGISVKLTVTTDEEVPRRGVNVYEEEQSHDCSVSTNARNVSLAWTAPEREHWYGLLTKYVVRYWCSDNNDNVTEINIGINTMSVVLHNVSRWCEYGVEVHICNSAGCTRNENQFHIAAHELEMHQLKSTATQNQQQPFQYLGDVLRTTNVLTAIL; from the exons ATGGCACATCCATGGCAATCCACGGCTGTGACCGCCGTCTATACCAGAAAGGCAGCGTGGTTGTGGACACTGTTACTTCTTTCTTGGACGGAGTGTTTGACGTTCACCCAAGCTCAAG ATGTAACAGGTATCTCCCATCAACCGGCGAATCTCTTCTACGCATGTCCGAATCTGAACTGCAGCGTCAGCTGGGAGCATCCAATCGGCGCATCTAACGATAGCTGTGTCTATTTCACGGAGTATCAAGA ATTTGCCGTGCTAATTCGACATCCTAATGAATGGATACCCAAACCGGAATGCAGCAATACCACTGTAACTTCTTGTAACTTTGGAGCAGACTTCTCAAGCGTTATTGGCACTTGGGTTGTCAGAATTAGGACTCTCGTAGAGGGACAAGCCGACTTGAGTGCACCAAGCGAAGTTTCCATTAATCCATATTTCGAGG CTACACTTGGACCACCAAACATTACAAGTGTTGACACCACCAGTCGGACTATTCATATAAGATGGGATTCACCTCTCACACCTTTTTACTCTGGTAGTGTGCAACTGCGGATGAGGGACTTTTATCCGATTGATTACAACATGACACACGGGCAAGTGTCAggtcacacagacacagacaga CTGTCACAAAATTTGAATGGAATGGAATACGTCTTTTTAGACAGTAAAAATGGTATCGTACCATGGAGCACATATGAGATATCATTGCAAGGTCAAATCAACATGGAGTATGGAATCTCGGTGAAGCTGACAGTTACAACAGACGAAGAAG TCCCTCGGAGAGGTGTTAATGTGTATGAAGAAGAACAATCACACGATTGCAGCGTATCTACCAATGCCAGAAATGTTTCCTTGGCATGGACG GCCCCTGAACGAGAACATTGGTATGGTCTTCTTACGAAATATGTGGTTCGTTATTGGTGCTCAGATAACAATGACAACGTGACTGAAATCAACATTGGCATCAACACTATGTCTGTTGTACTACACAATGTATCCAGATGGTGTGAATATGGTGTTGAAGTGCACATCTGTAACTCGGCAGGCTGCACTCGCAACGAAAACCAATTCCATATTGCTGCGCATGAA